One stretch of Daphnia pulicaria isolate SC F1-1A chromosome 8, SC_F0-13Bv2, whole genome shotgun sequence DNA includes these proteins:
- the LOC124311076 gene encoding RNA-binding protein MEX3B-like, translating to MPASASYGESIELTRHNSLEDQRALQVAMELSLLSFGNNMDYHHVDHHSTSPNHHHYNTMDHINSLHYADEMRFLAKKSQNMTECVPVPSSEHVAEIVGRQGCKIKALRAKTNTYIKTPVRGEEPVFVVTGRKEDVAAAKREILSAAEHFSQIRASRRSGLVGQCGIVGTTGLVPPPPVPGQVTIQVRVPYRVVGLVVGPKGATIKRIQQQTSTYIVTPSREKEPIFEVTGMPDNVEQAKREIEAHIALRTGLVNVDGSGNELSPDMMHDLAAGLNGLGLGMLGSSLGGGLDNGTADLMGSLYKTSSSALRSAFSGHHNLNNDVYGVTSSGLSNLLGDNAFGLRSHNSYGVSNAPSAAGKIDSELQTLGSGLLNSLYDSDEGIGLGGSDSPTLSHSLIQPNIWSTDFGTGLVGGGSTSSINTNSTSSATTSNSGSTGAKRSNSFGFPTSDSDHPPARRISSDPLTAIGSTLNSLSAAFQIRSDSDSGVRDSSASASGSASPAACSPVGSSSNSSTRGSLKRECIMCCEGEMVAALVPCGHKLFCMDCAQRLVPKESSAEADSPSSAGGECPVCHQSVTQAIRIFS from the exons ATGCCGGCCAGTGCATCGTACGGCGAGTCGATCGAGTTGACGCGCCACAATTCGCTGGAAGACCAACGAGCCCTGCAAGTGGCGATGGAATTATCCCTGCTCAGTTTCGGGAACAACATGGATTATCACCACGTTGATCACCATTCGACATCGCCCAATCATCATCACTACAACACGATGGATCACATCAACTCACTGCACTACGCCGACGAGATGAGATTCTTGGCCAAAAAGAGTCAAAATATGACCGAGTGCGTCCCAGTCCCCAGTTCGGAACACGTCGCTGAAATCGTTGGAAGACAAG GGTGTAAAATCAAGGCTTTGAGAGCTAAAACCAACACTTACATCAAGACGCCGGTACGTGGAGAAGAACCCGTTTTTGTCGTCACTGGTCGTAAAGAAGATGTCGCTGCTGCCAAAAGAGAGATTCTGTCAGCGGCCGAACATTTCTCACAAATCAGGGCCTCCAGACGTTCAGGACTCGTAGGCCAATGTGGCATTGTCGGCACTACTGGACTCGTTCCTCCTCCACCAGTCCCTGGCCAAGTCACCATTCAG gttCGTGTACCGTATCGAGTCGTTGGTCTTGTCGTCGGCCCTAAAGGAGCTACCATCAAGCGGATTCAACAACAAACGAGCACCTACATAGTCACACCGTCCAGGGAGAAGGAGCCCATTTTTGAAGTGACGGGCATGCCTGATAATGTTGAACAAGCCAAGAGGGAGATTGAGGCTCACATCGCTCTACGCACTGGATTGGTTAATGTGGATGGTTCAGGCAACGAATTATCCCCGGATATGATGCACGACTTGGCTGCCGGATTAAACGGACTAGGATTGGGGATGCTTGGATCGAGTCTGGGTGGCGGTCTGGATAATGGAACAGCTGATTTGATGGGATCGCTGTACAAGACTTCGTCATCGGCACTTCGCTCTGCCTTTTCAGGACATCACAACCTCAACAACGATGTTTACGGAGTGACTTCATCTGGTCTGTCAAATTTGCTTGGAGACAACGCTTTCGGTCTGCGATCCCACAACTCTTACGGCGTATCCAATGCTCCATCTGCTGCTGGAAAAATCGATTCTGAATTGCAAACACTCGGCAGCGGGTTGCTCAATAGCTTGTACGATTCGGATGAGGGTATCGGACTGGGAGGATCGGATTCGCCTACTTTGAGCCATTCGTTGATTCAGCCCAACATCTGGTCTACGGATTTCGGCACCGGATTGGTCGGAGGTGGCAGCACGAGCTCTATCAACACAAACAGCACCAGCAGTGCCACAACCAGCAACAGCGGCAGCACTGGAGCCAAGAGGAGCAATAGCTTTGGATTCCCGACTTCGGATTCTGACCACCCACCGGCCCGTCGCATCAGCTCTGACCCGTTGACGGCCATTGGATCGACACTCAATTCGTTGTCTGCAGCCTTCCAGATCCGTTCGGATTCCGATTCTGGTGTTCGTGATTCTTCCGCATCGGCTTCCGGTTCGGCTTCTCCAGCTGCCTGCTCACCGGTTGGTTCCAGCAGCAATTCCAGTACGAGGGGATCACTCAAGCGCGAATGCATCATGTGCTGCGAAGGTGAGATGGTGGCTGCTCTTGTTCCATGTGGTCACAAGCTTTTCTGTATGGATTGCGCCCAGCGTTTGGTGCCCAAGGAGTCGTCTGCTGAAGCTGACTCACCATCGTCAGCCGGAGGAGAGTGCCCAGTCTGTCATCAGTCCGTCACTCAAGCCATCAGGATCTTCTCGTAA